A part of Primulina eburnea isolate SZY01 chromosome 10, ASM2296580v1, whole genome shotgun sequence genomic DNA contains:
- the LOC140803745 gene encoding uncharacterized protein yields MRQKGTEGQEDNAIGRTLTEWRKPQYPFLKCNVDAAFFADTRSMGFGMVARDNEGKCIGCRTMVKEGLYEVKEGEAMGLREALSWIREMKFNQVIFEMDAQIIVKAVNSTKVDESEFGAIIEDCRSILKQEPSFSVIFISRLANGVAHALAKESRTYANPCHWSSPPNHISDIVTRDAIND; encoded by the coding sequence ATGAGACAGAAAGGAACCGAGGGACAGGAAGATAATGCAATTGGAAGAACACTTACAGAATGGAGGAAACCGCAATATCCTTTTTTGAAATGTAATGTTGACGCAGCATTCTTCGCCGACACTAGAAGTATGGGATTTGGAATGGTAGCTCGCGATAATGAAGGAAAGTGTATTGGATGCCGAACAATGGTAAAGGAAGGACTATACGAGGTGAAGGAGGGAGAAGCCATGGGATTACGTGAAGCTCTTTCATGGATTCGTGAAATGAAGTTCAACCAAGTAATTTTTGAGATGGATGCTCAAATTATTGTGAAGGCCGTTAACTCTACAAAAGTTGACGAATCCGAGTTTGGAGCTATAATTGAGGATTGTCGAAGTATCTTGAAACAGGAACCAAGTTTTTCTGTTATTTTTATTAGTAGGTTAGCGAACGGGGTTGCTCATGCTTTGGCAAAGGAATCCCGAACATATGCTAACCCGTGTCACTGGTCGAGTCCACCAAATCACATTAGTGATATTGTAACTCGTGATGCtattaatgattaa
- the LOC140803739 gene encoding 3'-5' exonuclease-like, with amino-acid sequence MNHHGEFPNEIYTTSFNVDFYGDSIDATVTDDCNAVSVWISEVESIYRCRLHHLIVGLDAEWRPAFSRFPNPIAVLQLCVGRRCLIYQIIHSQGIPFSLTSFLSNSNYTFVGVGIKSDLEKLEQDYGLGRDVNAVDLRDLAAYELLNMDLKCKGLKDLASVVLNKVVDKPMWVTLSRWDNRRLTYDQVEYACLDAFVCSEMGRMLNA; translated from the coding sequence ATGAATCACCACGGCGAATTCCCCAATGAGATCTATACCACCTCCTTCAACGTTGATTTCTACGGTGACTCTATCGACGCCACTGTCACCGACGACTGCAACGCCGTATCGGTATGGATCTCTGAAGTGGAGTCAATCTATCGCTGCCGCCTCCACCACCTTATCGTCGGGCTCGACGCCGAGTGGCGCCCCGCCTTCAGCCGCTTCCCAAACCCAATAGCCGTCCTACAACTATGCGTCGGCCGCAGATGTCTCATCTATCAAATCATTCACTCCCAGGGTATCCCTTTTTCTCTCACCAGTTTTCTCTCAAACTCTAACTATACTTTCGTGGGAGTCGGTATCAAATCTGACTTGGAAAAGCTTGAACAAGATTATGGGCTTGGGAGAGATGTTAATGCAGTGGATTTGAGGGATTTGGCGGCGTATGAGTTACTTAATATGGACTTGAAGTGTAAGGGGCTTAAGGATTTGGCTAGTGTTGTACTGAACAAAGTGGTGGACAAGCCGATGTGGGTGACCCTGAGTCGATGGGATAACCGGCGGCTGACTTATGATCAAGTCGAGTATGCTTGTCTTGATGCTTTCGTGTGTTCTGAAATGGGCAGGATGTTGAATGCTTAA